CATTGATGATATCGTGAATTTTCTGGTCGGCAAGGTATTGGACAGCTTGCGCATCGAACATCAACTGTATACGAGATGGGGAGATTAGCAGGCCGGGGTGCATCGAAGGCGTTAGCGGCTGTTGAAATGACGACTCTACGAACCTGTGCTGCGATTTTGACGAACGACAACAGGAAGGTTAAGCTTATATTTCAAGTCGTAGATCAACTTGGCCTGCTAAGATCGCAAGGTAGTGCCGGAGTTATGGAATGAGAATCTAAGCATATGGGTGAAAAGATGAAACGATTTGACATATTCGGAACATTAAAAAAAGATATGGACGTTATCGAGAAGGAACTCTATCTCAGCGTCGAGGGCGACAGCTCCGAGCTGACAGAGACTTCCTTGCATCTGCTTAGAGCAGGAGGCAAGCGGCTCCGTCCTGTTTTTGTACTGATGGGCGGTAAGTTCGGCGACTATGACATTGACAAGCTGAAGCATGTGGCCGTGCCGCTTGAGCTGATTCACAGCGCATCGCTCGTTCATGATGACGTGATCGATGATGCGGACACGCGGCGCGGCAAGCCAACGGTAAAAGCGAAATGGGACAACCGGATTGCCATGTATACCGGCGACTATATTTACGGCAAGGCGCTGGAGCTGACGACCCACCTGAAGCAGCCAGAGATTCATCAGATTCTCGCCAAGGCCATGGTTGAAATGTCCATCGGCGAAATGGAGCAGATTCGTGATTTCTTTAATACCGATCAGGACGTCAGAAGATACCTTCTTCGCATTCGCCGCAAGACGTCGCTCTTGATCGCAGTCAGCTGCCAGCTCGGAGCACTGGCTGCGGATGCGGACCGCAAAATCGCAAACAGCCTGTATCGATTCGGATATAACGTCGGCATGGCCTTTCAGATTCAAGACGATCTTCTGGATCTATGCGGGACGGAGAAGCAGATTGGCAAGCCGCCGGGGAGTGATATGAGGCAGGGGAATATTACGCTGCCTGTTATATTTGCGCTCGGAGATAGCAAACGGAGGGAGCCTCTGCTGCAAGAGCTGGATCGGATTCATACACTGAATGGTCAGTGTGATGTGACTGACGCTGTGAAGCTTGTAACCTCTAGCGATGGTATATCGAGATCTGAGGCACTAGCTGATCGGTATATCCGTAAAGCATTGGACGCATTGGATACTTTGCCTGACATCAAGACCAAAAAACAGCTTAGAGATATCGCAAATTTTATTACAAAGCGGTCATATTAGCTCTTAACCATGAGGTTGCTTTCTGTTAAAATACGGGTACAAACATGTAACATCACCTGAGCATGGAATGATTGTTCAATATCCTAGAATGAAGGGAAGCGTGATGAGGCCAATGGAACGTACTTTTTTAATGATTAAACCGGATGGTGTACAGCGTGGGCTGATCGGCCGAATCGTCGGCCGTTTGGAGGATAAAGGATTCAAGCTGGTTGCAGGCAAGTTTCTGCAGATTTCAGACGAGCAGGCCAAGCGCCATTATGCGGAACATGAAGGCAAAGATTTTTTTGAAAATCTGGTTGGATTTATAACGTCTGGACCGGTGTTTGCGATGGTGTGGGAAGGGGATGACATCATTGCATTGTCCCGCCAAGTGATCGGCAAAACGAATGTGAAGGATGCGCTGCCCGGGACGATTCGTGGGGATTTTTCAGCCCATACACCGCACAATCTGATTCATGGATCGGATTCACCGGAGAGTGCGCAACGCGAAATTGCCAATTTTTTTGAAGAGAAGGAATTGGTTGAATATAACAAGACGCTGTCCCCTTGGCTGTAAGCGAAGGAAGAGGCATAATCTGATTAAACAGGATGATACGATGACGGAACATGAACTTGTGCTGGATGATCCGGATTATATAGGCTTTGTTCGCAGTATCGAACGAAGCACGGGGATCAATCTGGCAGATTATAAAGAAGCGCAGATGAAGCGAAGGCTGACAACGCTTCGTTTGAAGAAAGGGTTTGAAACCTTTTCGGCCTTCTACGACGCGATGATGAAGGACAAGCCATTATTTCATGAGTTTTTGGACCGAATGACAATTAATGTCTCGGAGTTTTGGCGCAATCCCAACCGGTGGGAAGTTCTCCGCGATAAAATATTGCCAGAGATATCCCGGCAGAATCCCGGGGTATTGAAAATATGGAGCGCTGCCTGCTCCACGGGTGAGGAGCCATATACGCTTGCCATGATACTGTCCGAACAGAACATGCTGAGCCGTGCGCGTATCGTGGCGACAGACATTGATGATGGGGCATTACATAAAGCGAAGGAAGGCCTATATGTCGAGAGGTCATTGAAAGATGTGCCTCCGGATGTAGCCGCCCGCTATTTTAAAGAAGAAGGCTCGGTGTATCGCTTCAGTGAGCATTTGAAGAAGGAAGTAACCTTTCATAAGCAGAATTTGCTGACGGACCGGTTTGAGACTGGATATGATCTGATTGTTTGCCGAAACGTGATGATTTATTTCACGGAAGGGGCCAAGCATAAGCTGTACCAGAAGTTTGCGTCAAGCCTGAAGCCAGGCGGATTTTTGTTTGTGGGCAGCACGGAGCAGATCTTTAATCCTGGACAATATAATCTGGAGAGCAACGAGACTTTCTTCTACCGAAAAATTTAATAGAAATGGCTATCATAACGCATAAGCGCTTTTCAATCCGGAGGATGAGAGGCGCTTTTGCTTGTCCTGCGGCATTCTTGTCAAAGCGTTAGACCTATACTATAATGAGCAGAAGATATTTACGGAGTTTAGCGGTTTAACGCTTAAAAGTTTAAAGGGGGAAAAGCATCATGAGCTTACGCTTTTTAACTGCTGGGGAAACACACGGTCCTCAGTTGACTACCATAATCGAAGGACTTCCAAGCAATTTGGAGCTTGATTTTGAAGCATTGAACTTTCAGCTTCATCGGAGACAGAAGGGGTATGGCCGAGGACGCCGCATGCAGATTGAGAAGGATACCGCGCAAATCCTTGGTGGTGTGCGTCACGGATATACAACGGGTGCGCCAATCGCGTTGGTCGTGCAGAATAACGACTGGAAGCATTGGCAGAACATTATGAATGTGGAGCCGATTGAAGGTAACGACGAGGTGAAAAGACGGGTGCACCGCCCAAGACCGGGGCATGCTGACTTGAACGGCGGTTTGAAGTACAACCTGAAGGATCTGCGTAATGTGCTGGAACGCTCCAGTGCCCGTGAAACCACAGTCCGCGTAGCGGTTGGCGCTATCGCCAGACAATTCCTGGCACAATTCGGCGTTAAAGTGGCTGGCCAGGTCATTCGGATTGGCGAGATCGAAGCTCCCCCGCACAATCTTTCGATTGATGAGCTGATCGAGCGTACGGAAGCCTCCTCGGTTCGCGTCGTGGATGAAGAGACGGAGAAGAAGATGGAAGCCTACATAGATCAGATCAAAAAAGAAGGCGACTCCATTGGCGGCATCGTGGAATGTATCATCGAAGGCTTGCCGGTCGGACTGGGCAGCCATGTCCAATATGACCGCAAGCTGGATGGCCGCATCGCACAAGGCGTGATGTCCATCAATGCCTTTAAGGGTGTTGAGGTCGGCATCGGATTTGAAGCAGGCGAACTGCCCGGTTCCCAGGTGCATGACGAGATTATGTATAGTGAAGAGCGCGGATACTACCGCGCAACCAATCGCCTAGGCGGATTTGAAGGCGGGATGACCAACGGCATGCCGATCGTTGTTCGCGGCGTCATGAAGCCGATTCCAACGCTGTACAAGCCGCTTCAAAGCGTGGATATCGATACGAAGGAAGCTTTCACGGCTCAGGTTGAACGCTCGGATGCCTGTGCGGTTCCGGCAGCCAGCGTTGTTATGGAGCATGTGGTGACCTGGGAGGTAGCGAAGGCGTTTCTTGAGAAGTTTGGCGGTGATTCGATGGAAGAAATTCATGCGAATTACCAGAACTACCTGAAGCAGCTGGAGAACTACTGATATGAGAACACTTCAGGTGGAGCTGGGAGAGCGTTCATATCCGATTTATATCGGAGCTGGGATTTTGGATACGATTGGTGAGTTAAGCACGAAGCATGGAATCACACGCAAGAGCCCGCATTTGATCGTAACGGATGATAAAGTGGCGCCTCATTATTTGTCTCAAGTGGAGGAGCAGTTAAAGTCGAAAGGATATACGGTTATTTCTCACATAGTCCCTTCCGGTGAATCCTCCAAATCGCTTCAGGTCTATGAAGAGGTAATGACGACAGCGATCAACGCTAAACTGGACCGCAGCTCGGCAGTATTTGCGCTGGGCGGAGGCGTTGTAGGTGATTTGGCTGGATTCGTCGCGGCAACGTACATGCGCGGCGTGACATTTGTGCAGATCCCGACTACTATCCTGGCCCATGACAGCAGCGTCGGCGGCAAAGTGGCGGTCAACCATCCGTTAGCTAAAAATATGATCGGCGCGTTTCATCAACCCGTCATGGTGGTTTACGATGTAAATACGCTGATGTCTTTGCCTCCGCGAGAGGTATCTTCTGGTCTTGCGGAAATGGTGAAGCATGGCTTGATCCTGGACCGTGATTTTGCCTATTGGTGCCGGGAGAACGGCTCGAAGCTGCTGAGCCTGGATCCCGATACGTTGATATACGGCCTGGAGCGCGGATGTGCGATCAAGGCGGACGTGGTATCCCAGGACGAGCGGGAAGGCGGTTTGCGTGCCATCCTTAATCTGGGGCATACCATCGGCCATGCCATTGAAGCCGTTGGTGGCTACGGACGCTTTTTGCACGGTGAGGCGATTGCAATCGGAATGGCCGGTTCGGCCCGCCTTGCAGAAAAGCTTGGCAGATCTGCGAATCTGCACAACGAGACAGTGAGCATGCTGAAGGCGGTGAATCTGCCGGTAATCTTGCCGGGTGACGTCTCGGTTGAGCGGATTATGGATGCGATGCAGCACGATAAAAAGTTTGCCGAGGGGAATATGGTATTTATCGTACCGGAATCCATCGGCTCCGTCAGCATCGTTAAGGATGTACCGGTAGAAGCTGTTCGATCTGTGGTTGAGCAGTTGAAGGGAGAGGGATAGTTCATGATGAATCGGGGAATCCGGGGGGCGACAACCGTCACCCGTAACGATGAGCAGGAGATTGTACAGGAAACGCTGCGGCTGCTTGAAGAGATGGTGAGACGCAACGAGCTCCAGCC
Above is a window of Paenibacillus sp. FSL K6-1330 DNA encoding:
- the aroB gene encoding 3-dehydroquinate synthase — encoded protein: MRTLQVELGERSYPIYIGAGILDTIGELSTKHGITRKSPHLIVTDDKVAPHYLSQVEEQLKSKGYTVISHIVPSGESSKSLQVYEEVMTTAINAKLDRSSAVFALGGGVVGDLAGFVAATYMRGVTFVQIPTTILAHDSSVGGKVAVNHPLAKNMIGAFHQPVMVVYDVNTLMSLPPREVSSGLAEMVKHGLILDRDFAYWCRENGSKLLSLDPDTLIYGLERGCAIKADVVSQDEREGGLRAILNLGHTIGHAIEAVGGYGRFLHGEAIAIGMAGSARLAEKLGRSANLHNETVSMLKAVNLPVILPGDVSVERIMDAMQHDKKFAEGNMVFIVPESIGSVSIVKDVPVEAVRSVVEQLKGEG
- the ndk gene encoding nucleoside-diphosphate kinase; amino-acid sequence: MERTFLMIKPDGVQRGLIGRIVGRLEDKGFKLVAGKFLQISDEQAKRHYAEHEGKDFFENLVGFITSGPVFAMVWEGDDIIALSRQVIGKTNVKDALPGTIRGDFSAHTPHNLIHGSDSPESAQREIANFFEEKELVEYNKTLSPWL
- a CDS encoding protein-glutamate O-methyltransferase CheR gives rise to the protein MTEHELVLDDPDYIGFVRSIERSTGINLADYKEAQMKRRLTTLRLKKGFETFSAFYDAMMKDKPLFHEFLDRMTINVSEFWRNPNRWEVLRDKILPEISRQNPGVLKIWSAACSTGEEPYTLAMILSEQNMLSRARIVATDIDDGALHKAKEGLYVERSLKDVPPDVAARYFKEEGSVYRFSEHLKKEVTFHKQNLLTDRFETGYDLIVCRNVMIYFTEGAKHKLYQKFASSLKPGGFLFVGSTEQIFNPGQYNLESNETFFYRKI
- a CDS encoding polyprenyl synthetase family protein; translated protein: MKRFDIFGTLKKDMDVIEKELYLSVEGDSSELTETSLHLLRAGGKRLRPVFVLMGGKFGDYDIDKLKHVAVPLELIHSASLVHDDVIDDADTRRGKPTVKAKWDNRIAMYTGDYIYGKALELTTHLKQPEIHQILAKAMVEMSIGEMEQIRDFFNTDQDVRRYLLRIRRKTSLLIAVSCQLGALAADADRKIANSLYRFGYNVGMAFQIQDDLLDLCGTEKQIGKPPGSDMRQGNITLPVIFALGDSKRREPLLQELDRIHTLNGQCDVTDAVKLVTSSDGISRSEALADRYIRKALDALDTLPDIKTKKQLRDIANFITKRSY
- the aroC gene encoding chorismate synthase, coding for MSLRFLTAGETHGPQLTTIIEGLPSNLELDFEALNFQLHRRQKGYGRGRRMQIEKDTAQILGGVRHGYTTGAPIALVVQNNDWKHWQNIMNVEPIEGNDEVKRRVHRPRPGHADLNGGLKYNLKDLRNVLERSSARETTVRVAVGAIARQFLAQFGVKVAGQVIRIGEIEAPPHNLSIDELIERTEASSVRVVDEETEKKMEAYIDQIKKEGDSIGGIVECIIEGLPVGLGSHVQYDRKLDGRIAQGVMSINAFKGVEVGIGFEAGELPGSQVHDEIMYSEERGYYRATNRLGGFEGGMTNGMPIVVRGVMKPIPTLYKPLQSVDIDTKEAFTAQVERSDACAVPAASVVMEHVVTWEVAKAFLEKFGGDSMEEIHANYQNYLKQLENY